The Geodermatophilaceae bacterium NBWT11 genome has a segment encoding these proteins:
- a CDS encoding LacI family transcriptional regulator codes for MTTTGTRTALPTLDEVAVLAGVSRATVSRVVNDSPRVSPEARVAVHAAIEQLHYVPNRMARSLVTRRTDTIALVLSEPNSQVFSDPFFASIVHGVSAALADTELTLVLLTARDAREQQKIGRYARQGHVDGVVLMSLHSEDLLPAVLTDAGVPLVLCGRPYDGREVAFVDADNAGGAGVATRFLLEQGRSRIATLTGPMDMIAGVDRHAGWARALTAAGRPTDPALVAHGDFTEAGGEAAMARLLEQSPDLDAVFVASDPMAVGALRALRAAGRRVPEDVAVVGFDDAEVARTCDPPLTTVAQPLDRMTRQLTELLQRQIDGVAGPAESRVCATELVRRASA; via the coding sequence GTGACCACGACCGGGACGCGCACCGCGCTGCCGACCCTCGACGAGGTGGCGGTGCTGGCCGGCGTGTCCCGGGCGACCGTCTCCCGGGTGGTCAACGACTCCCCGCGGGTCAGTCCCGAGGCGCGGGTGGCCGTGCACGCCGCCATCGAGCAGCTGCACTACGTGCCCAACCGGATGGCCCGCAGCCTGGTCACCCGGCGCACCGACACCATCGCGCTGGTGCTGTCCGAGCCCAACAGCCAGGTCTTCTCCGACCCGTTCTTCGCCAGCATCGTGCACGGGGTGTCCGCCGCCCTGGCCGACACCGAGCTGACCCTGGTGCTGCTCACCGCCCGGGACGCCCGGGAGCAGCAGAAGATCGGCCGCTACGCCCGGCAGGGCCACGTCGACGGCGTCGTCCTCATGTCCCTGCACAGCGAGGACCTGCTGCCCGCCGTGCTCACCGACGCCGGGGTGCCGTTGGTGCTGTGCGGTCGGCCCTACGACGGGCGCGAGGTGGCCTTCGTCGACGCCGACAACGCCGGGGGCGCCGGGGTGGCCACCCGGTTCCTCCTGGAGCAGGGGCGGTCCCGCATCGCCACGCTCACCGGCCCGATGGACATGATCGCCGGGGTCGACCGGCACGCCGGCTGGGCCCGGGCGCTCACCGCGGCCGGTCGGCCCACCGACCCGGCGCTCGTCGCGCACGGCGACTTCACCGAGGCCGGGGGAGAGGCCGCGATGGCCCGGCTGCTCGAGCAGAGCCCCGACCTGGACGCGGTGTTCGTGGCCTCGGACCCGATGGCGGTGGGCGCGCTGCGGGCGCTGCGCGCGGCCGGCCGCCGGGTGCCCGAGGACGTCGCCGTCGTCGGCTTCGACGACGCGGAGGTGGCCCGCACCTGCGACCCCCCGCTGACCACCGTGGCCCAGCCGCTGGACCGGATGACCCGCCAGCTCACCGAGCTGCTGCAACGCCAGATCGACGGGGTCGCCGGGCCCGCGGAGTCCCGGGTCTGCGCGACCGAGCTGGTCCGCCGCGCCTCTGCCTGA
- a CDS encoding helix-turn-helix domain-containing protein: MDHGLRESTVHPPAVSPPLPAGPWVLTGPDGTEITLPTELAEALEFVADAFTDGAAVTLSRHERMVTTQEAADLLGVSRPTLVRMLDHGLIPYDQPGSHRRLRLSDVLAHQARCHHEDPATPR; the protein is encoded by the coding sequence GTGGACCACGGCCTGCGCGAGTCGACGGTGCACCCGCCTGCCGTGTCGCCCCCGCTGCCCGCGGGTCCGTGGGTGCTCACGGGCCCGGACGGGACGGAGATCACGCTGCCGACCGAGCTGGCCGAGGCCCTGGAGTTCGTCGCCGACGCCTTCACCGACGGCGCCGCGGTCACCCTGAGCCGGCACGAGCGGATGGTCACCACCCAGGAGGCCGCCGACCTGCTCGGGGTCAGCCGCCCGACACTGGTCCGGATGCTGGACCACGGGCTGATCCCCTACGACCAGCCCGGCAGCCACCGGCGGCTGCGGCTCTCCGACGTGCTCGCCCACCAGGCCCGCTGCCACCACGAGGACCCCGCCACCCCGCGCTGA
- a CDS encoding alpha-E domain-containing protein — translation MLSRIAESLFWIGRYVERADDTARILDVHTQRLVEDPWIDEQRACHNLLALMGVPCPLEEADTERVLGTLAFDRVAPSSIVGALSAARENARGAREVLSAEIWESLNVTHNALPQQRTMARRYGPHSLFRFVRERSAMVFGLADATMSRDESWLFLILGRSLERVDMTSRMLSTRVLAGDAAPSWTLVLRSTGAYEPYLRTYRGAVNSSRAAEFLLLDRLFPRSVFAALEQAEGCLAELERSNVRDGHRIGVAGEAHRIVGRARTMLEFMGTDEILAKLPTRLDELQRTCSAASEAVTSRFFTEQAPQVWVPEGVG, via the coding sequence GTGCTGAGCCGCATCGCCGAGTCGCTGTTCTGGATCGGGCGCTACGTAGAGCGGGCCGACGACACCGCCCGGATCCTCGACGTGCACACCCAGCGGCTGGTCGAGGACCCGTGGATCGACGAGCAGCGGGCCTGCCACAACCTGCTCGCGCTGATGGGCGTGCCCTGCCCGCTGGAGGAGGCCGACACCGAGCGGGTGCTCGGCACGCTGGCCTTCGACCGGGTGGCCCCGAGCTCGATCGTCGGTGCGCTGAGCGCGGCCCGGGAGAACGCCCGCGGCGCCCGCGAGGTGCTGTCGGCGGAGATCTGGGAGTCCCTCAACGTCACCCACAACGCGCTGCCCCAGCAGCGCACGATGGCCCGCCGCTACGGCCCGCACTCCCTCTTCCGGTTCGTCCGGGAGCGCTCGGCCATGGTGTTCGGGCTGGCCGACGCCACGATGAGCCGGGACGAGAGCTGGCTGTTCCTCATCCTGGGCCGCTCGCTCGAGCGGGTGGACATGACCAGCCGGATGCTCTCCACCCGGGTGCTGGCCGGTGACGCGGCGCCGTCCTGGACGTTGGTGCTGCGCTCGACCGGGGCCTACGAGCCCTACCTGCGCACCTACCGGGGTGCGGTCAACTCCAGCCGGGCCGCGGAGTTCCTGCTGCTGGACCGGCTCTTCCCCCGCTCGGTGTTCGCCGCGCTGGAGCAGGCCGAGGGCTGCCTGGCCGAGCTCGAGCGCTCCAACGTCCGCGACGGGCACCGGATCGGCGTCGCGGGGGAGGCCCACCGGATCGTCGGACGGGCCCGGACGATGCTGGAGTTCATGGGCACCGACGAGATCCTCGCCAAGCTGCCCACCCGGCTCGACGAGCTGCAGCGCACCTGCTCGGCGGCCAGCGAGGCCGTGACCAGCAGGTTCTTCACCGAGCAGGCGCCCCAGGTGTGGGTGCCGGAAGGCGTGGGATGA
- a CDS encoding transglutaminase family protein, which yields MSAQSQTQSQSRPAPDRWRLQVVHRTRFEYAGPVRSSYNEARMTPENTTRQTTLRSRVEVEPAASIHAYRDYWGSTVTAFDLHGPHRELAVVATSVVEAGPEPDQAPVVSWEGLADADVVDRFGEMLRPTPLTAMDAPVVRAVRDVVGDADPREAGHRVCRFVHDHMQYLSGSTNVKTNAMQAWTSGKGVCQDMAHVSVGLLRSLGIPARYVSGYLHPKPGAAIGEPVKGESHAWVEWWDGSWTGYDPTNVVEIGTRHVTLGRGRDYRDVPPLKGIFSGPRSQGHSVVVEVTRLA from the coding sequence ATGAGCGCGCAGTCCCAGACGCAGTCCCAGTCCCGCCCGGCGCCGGACCGGTGGCGGTTGCAGGTCGTGCACCGCACCCGCTTCGAGTACGCCGGGCCCGTGCGGTCCTCCTACAACGAGGCCCGGATGACCCCGGAGAACACCACCCGGCAGACCACGCTGCGCTCCCGGGTCGAGGTGGAACCGGCGGCCTCGATCCACGCCTACCGGGACTACTGGGGCTCCACGGTCACCGCGTTCGACCTGCACGGCCCGCACCGCGAGCTGGCCGTCGTCGCCACCTCGGTGGTCGAGGCCGGGCCCGAGCCCGACCAGGCGCCGGTGGTGTCCTGGGAGGGGCTGGCCGACGCCGACGTCGTCGACCGGTTCGGGGAGATGCTGCGGCCCACCCCGCTGACCGCGATGGACGCCCCCGTCGTCCGTGCCGTCCGCGACGTCGTCGGCGACGCCGACCCGCGCGAGGCCGGCCACCGGGTGTGCCGGTTCGTGCACGACCACATGCAGTACCTGTCCGGCTCGACGAACGTGAAGACCAACGCCATGCAGGCGTGGACGTCGGGCAAGGGCGTCTGCCAGGACATGGCGCACGTGTCGGTCGGGCTGCTGCGCTCACTCGGCATCCCGGCCCGCTACGTGTCGGGCTACCTGCACCCCAAGCCCGGTGCGGCGATCGGCGAGCCGGTCAAGGGCGAGAGCCACGCCTGGGTCGAGTGGTGGGACGGCAGCTGGACCGGCTACGACCCCACCAACGTCGTGGAGATCGGCACCCGGCACGTGACCCTGGGTCGCGGCCGGGACTACCGCGACGTGCCCCCGCTGAAGGGGATCTTCTCCGGTCCGCGCAGCCAGGGGCACTCGGTCGTCGTGGAGGTCACCCGGCTCGCCTGA
- a CDS encoding ABC-F family ATP-binding cassette domain-containing protein: MTTPLNLVSLERVSKAHGTTSLLDDVSLGISAGERIGVVGRNGGGKSTLLSVLTGVEPPDSGRVTMRNDIAMGVLDQAGTLPAGTTVHDVVLSGYAAEHEWAADPAVRSVLTGLELDRLGLDAPVAPMSGGERRRVALAAQLVRPLDLLVLDEPTNHLDVEGVAWLAEYVKQRAGGMVVVTHDRWFLDEVCTTTWEVADGSVYAYDGGYSAYTLARAERARISSVTEERRLNLVRKELAWLRRGPPARTSKPKFRIDAAQALIADEPPARDKLALSNFAARRLGKTVYELEHVDYAVPTEDGPRTLFADLDWNVGPGDRIGIVGVNGAGKTSLLKLLVGENRPDSGTIKVGQTVSQAYLSQHVTELPPKARVLEAVQDVARVARLGNQEISASTLAERFGFAASRQWTPVGDLSGGERRRLQLLRLLMAEPNVLILDEPTNDLDIDTLTALEDLLDSFPGTVLVVSHDRYFVDRVCDTVVALLGDGSLAQLPGGVEEYLRRRAAGGAPLTTASGAQSGLGTTAQAPAVSAADARAARKEVQKLERRMLKLDGDEKKLHDQLAAAATDHAKVATLNAQLLQLQAEKEQVETDWLVASDLA; this comes from the coding sequence ATGACGACTCCGCTCAACCTGGTCTCGCTCGAACGCGTCTCCAAGGCCCACGGCACGACCTCCCTGCTCGACGACGTCTCCCTCGGCATCTCCGCCGGCGAGCGGATCGGCGTCGTCGGCCGCAACGGCGGGGGCAAGTCGACCCTGCTGTCGGTGCTCACCGGCGTGGAGCCCCCCGACTCCGGCCGGGTGACCATGCGCAACGACATCGCGATGGGCGTGCTCGACCAGGCCGGCACGCTGCCGGCGGGCACGACCGTGCACGACGTCGTCCTCTCCGGGTACGCCGCGGAGCACGAGTGGGCCGCCGACCCCGCCGTCCGCTCCGTGCTCACCGGCCTGGAGCTCGACCGGCTCGGCCTGGACGCCCCGGTCGCCCCGATGTCCGGTGGCGAGCGCCGCCGCGTCGCACTGGCCGCGCAGCTGGTGCGGCCGCTGGACCTGCTGGTCCTCGACGAGCCCACCAACCACCTGGACGTCGAGGGCGTCGCGTGGCTGGCCGAGTACGTCAAGCAGCGTGCCGGCGGCATGGTGGTCGTCACCCACGACCGGTGGTTCCTCGACGAGGTCTGCACCACCACGTGGGAGGTCGCCGACGGCTCGGTCTACGCCTACGACGGCGGCTACTCCGCCTACACGCTGGCCCGGGCCGAGCGTGCCCGGATCTCCAGCGTCACCGAGGAGCGCCGGCTCAACCTGGTGCGCAAGGAACTGGCCTGGCTGCGCCGGGGCCCTCCGGCCCGCACCAGCAAGCCCAAGTTCCGGATCGATGCCGCCCAGGCGCTCATCGCCGACGAGCCGCCGGCCCGCGACAAGCTCGCGCTGTCGAACTTCGCCGCCCGCCGGCTGGGCAAGACGGTCTACGAGCTCGAGCACGTCGACTACGCCGTCCCCACCGAGGACGGCCCGCGCACGTTGTTCGCCGACCTCGACTGGAACGTCGGCCCGGGCGACCGGATCGGCATCGTCGGGGTCAACGGCGCCGGCAAGACCTCGCTGCTCAAGCTGCTGGTGGGGGAGAACAGGCCGGACTCCGGGACGATCAAGGTCGGCCAGACCGTCTCGCAGGCCTACCTCTCCCAGCACGTCACCGAGCTGCCGCCCAAGGCGCGCGTGCTCGAGGCCGTGCAGGACGTCGCCCGCGTGGCGCGGCTGGGCAACCAGGAGATCTCCGCGTCCACGCTGGCCGAGCGTTTCGGCTTCGCGGCGAGCCGGCAGTGGACCCCGGTCGGGGACCTCTCCGGTGGGGAGCGGCGCCGGTTGCAGCTGCTGCGCCTGCTGATGGCCGAGCCCAACGTGCTGATCCTCGACGAGCCGACCAACGACCTGGACATCGACACCCTCACCGCGCTGGAGGACCTGCTCGACTCCTTCCCCGGCACGGTGCTGGTCGTCAGCCACGACCGGTACTTCGTCGACCGGGTCTGCGACACCGTCGTCGCGCTGCTCGGTGACGGGTCCCTGGCCCAGCTCCCGGGCGGCGTCGAGGAGTACCTGCGGCGCCGCGCCGCCGGCGGTGCCCCGCTGACCACGGCGTCGGGCGCGCAGTCGGGCCTGGGGACGACGGCGCAGGCACCGGCGGTCTCGGCCGCCGACGCCCGCGCCGCCCGCAAGGAGGTCCAGAAGCTCGAGCGCCGGATGCTCAAGCTGGACGGCGACGAGAAGAAGCTGCACGACCAGCTCGCCGCGGCCGCGACCGACCACGCGAAGGTCGCCACCCTCAACGCCCAGCTGCTGCAGCTGCAGGCGGAGAAGGAGCAGGTCGAGACCGACTGGTTGGTCGCCTCCGACCTCGCCTAG